In the genome of Flavobacterium panacagri, one region contains:
- a CDS encoding NAD(P)H-dependent oxidoreductase produces MKKIFIINGGQKFAHSGGKFNKTVQDWTTEFLSKNNEYEIKTTHVEDNIDLDKEVEKFVWADVIIYHTPVWWFQLPNLFKKYIDDVFTAGHNKGIYKSDGRSRVNPDINYGTGGLLHGRKYMLTTSWNAPATAFTLPGEFFDQKSVDEGVMFGFHKMNKFTGMEKLNGFHFHDVEKGATIENIVIFKENYTKHLEQTFKNL; encoded by the coding sequence ATGAAAAAGATATTCATAATTAACGGCGGACAGAAATTCGCACATTCAGGCGGAAAATTCAACAAAACAGTTCAGGACTGGACAACCGAATTTCTTTCCAAAAACAACGAATACGAAATCAAAACAACTCACGTAGAAGACAATATCGATCTTGACAAAGAAGTAGAAAAATTTGTTTGGGCAGATGTTATCATTTACCACACACCAGTTTGGTGGTTTCAGTTACCAAACCTTTTTAAAAAATACATCGACGATGTTTTCACCGCAGGCCATAACAAAGGAATTTACAAAAGCGACGGAAGAAGCCGTGTAAATCCAGACATCAATTACGGAACCGGCGGACTTCTGCACGGACGCAAATACATGCTGACCACAAGCTGGAATGCTCCTGCAACAGCTTTTACACTTCCAGGTGAGTTCTTCGATCAAAAATCAGTTGATGAAGGCGTAATGTTTGGTTTCCACAAAATGAACAAATTCACAGGAATGGAAAAACTAAATGGATTCCATTTTCATGATGTTGAGAAAGGCGCTACAATAGAAAATATCGTTATCTTTAAAGAGAATTACACCAAACACTTAGAGCAAACTTTTAAAAACTTATAA
- a CDS encoding LysR family transcriptional regulator: MELRHLKYFLAVAEELNFTKASEKLFISQPPLSRQIAELEEELQAKLFIRNNKKVELTEAGKYFEKEIKTLFQNLELISAKTKKIAENVSGEFRIAYISSIYSAVISDLIKHLKKQFPYVNFKLFEISTAKQITALEQGKIEMGIIRSPVKSPKIKSDLWFKDGFSLVYNKKSVQIKSENDIFQLKDETFVFFNKDYAPHYHEVLLELCAFYGFTPKIIHEANNINSIVQLVKNGLGISIVPSNIAKNNHDPEIGFVELKKVNLKTDVSIITSREDDSEITQSAVAFLLPQRR, from the coding sequence ATGGAATTACGTCATCTAAAATATTTTCTGGCTGTAGCCGAAGAATTGAACTTTACCAAAGCTTCAGAAAAACTCTTTATTTCACAGCCACCATTAAGCCGACAAATAGCAGAATTAGAAGAAGAACTTCAAGCAAAGCTTTTCATTAGAAATAATAAAAAAGTCGAACTCACAGAAGCAGGAAAATATTTTGAAAAAGAAATTAAAACTCTTTTCCAGAATTTGGAACTTATTTCTGCAAAGACAAAAAAGATAGCCGAAAATGTTTCTGGTGAATTCAGAATCGCTTATATCAGTTCGATATATTCTGCTGTGATTTCAGATTTAATCAAACATTTAAAAAAACAGTTTCCGTATGTCAATTTCAAATTATTTGAGATTTCAACTGCCAAACAAATCACTGCCTTAGAACAAGGAAAAATCGAAATGGGAATTATTCGTTCTCCTGTAAAATCTCCAAAAATCAAATCCGATTTATGGTTTAAAGATGGATTTTCATTGGTTTACAATAAAAAATCAGTTCAGATAAAATCGGAAAACGATATTTTTCAATTGAAAGACGAAACGTTTGTGTTTTTCAATAAAGATTATGCGCCACATTATCATGAAGTTTTATTAGAACTTTGCGCTTTTTATGGTTTTACGCCGAAGATTATTCACGAAGCCAATAACATCAACTCCATCGTACAATTAGTCAAAAATGGATTAGGAATTTCAATTGTTCCTTCGAATATTGCCAAAAACAATCATGATCCTGAAATTGGTTTTGTTGAATTGAAAAAGGTAAATCTAAAAACAGATGTTTCGATTATCACTTCGAGGGAAGATGATTCAGAGATTACGCAATCTGCTGTTGCTTTTTTATTGCCACAAAGGCGCTAA
- a CDS encoding DUF3291 domain-containing protein: MSKYHLAEINIAKMKGVDINDPIMKEFVDNLDTVNKLAEESEGFVWRLKDDTDSYNATSLNPYNDEQIIINVSVWESIETLEHYMYKTFHSEFLRRRKEWFQKFGKAHTAMWWIPAGQIPTMEEAVEKLDYLQKKGPSELVFDLRNKYPMPVDA; encoded by the coding sequence ATGAGCAAATACCATCTTGCCGAAATTAATATTGCCAAAATGAAAGGAGTCGACATCAACGATCCGATCATGAAAGAATTTGTGGACAACTTAGACACCGTAAATAAACTAGCTGAAGAGAGCGAAGGTTTTGTCTGGAGACTAAAAGACGATACCGACAGTTACAATGCTACAAGTCTGAATCCGTACAATGATGAGCAAATCATTATCAATGTATCGGTTTGGGAAAGCATAGAAACACTGGAACATTATATGTACAAAACGTTTCACAGCGAATTCCTAAGACGCCGTAAAGAGTGGTTTCAAAAATTCGGAAAAGCCCATACCGCCATGTGGTGGATTCCAGCAGGCCAAATTCCAACCATGGAAGAAGCCGTTGAAAAATTAGACTACCTTCAAAAAAAAGGGCCTTCAGAACTAGTTTTTGATTTAAGAAACAAATATCCAATGCCAGTTGATGCATAG
- a CDS encoding putative quinol monooxygenase, with amino-acid sequence MISITAILKSKPEHLIEVKNMLTHLVTETRKEEACIRYDLHTSENVFILWEEWKDQPGLDLHNSQSYLQEFIKKTEALVSSPIQVYKTEQIL; translated from the coding sequence ATGATTTCGATTACCGCAATTTTAAAAAGTAAACCAGAGCATTTAATTGAAGTTAAAAATATGCTTACTCACCTAGTTACCGAAACTAGAAAAGAAGAGGCCTGCATTCGTTACGATTTACATACCTCCGAAAATGTTTTTATACTTTGGGAAGAATGGAAAGACCAGCCGGGATTAGATTTACACAACAGCCAGTCTTATCTGCAAGAATTCATCAAAAAAACAGAAGCACTGGTTTCAAGTCCGATACAAGTCTATAAAACAGAACAGATTTTATAA
- a CDS encoding DUF2130 domain-containing protein has translation MAEQSSIQCPNCGTPIDVNDVLKHQLEDSIRKEFQQKATIQNKELELKNEQLDKAKAEFEAKKKQENELFAERLERERKIAEKEISEKLKTKLEEENKDRLLLMEKELSEKSEKIRELNKMEGEIAKLQREKLEMKDAIQAEAEKQLNTQLALEREKIRKQEDDKNELKFKELQKQLEEQKKLTEEMKRKQEQGSMQLQGEVMELAIEEWLANNFPLDSIDEVKKGANGADCLQIVNTREHQNCGSIYYESKRTKAFQPSWIEKFKNDIRTKRANIGVLVTEVMPNGMERMGMRDGIWICTYEEFKGLSAVLRQSLIQINQAVQAQENKGDKMSMLYDFLTSNEFRLQIEGIVEGFTQMQSDLDSEKRAMQRIWKQREKQIEKVVHNTLGMYGSIRGIAGNAVQSVKALELDFIEGDDEEEETKELLE, from the coding sequence ATGGCTGAGCAATCTTCAATTCAGTGTCCAAACTGCGGAACTCCTATCGATGTCAATGATGTTTTAAAACATCAATTGGAAGACAGCATCCGTAAAGAATTTCAACAAAAAGCGACTATTCAAAATAAAGAATTAGAGCTTAAAAATGAGCAATTGGACAAAGCTAAAGCCGAATTTGAAGCCAAAAAGAAACAAGAAAACGAGCTTTTTGCCGAGCGTTTGGAGCGTGAAAGAAAAATTGCCGAAAAGGAAATTTCTGAAAAACTAAAAACCAAACTCGAAGAAGAAAACAAAGACCGTTTGCTTTTAATGGAAAAAGAACTCTCTGAAAAATCGGAAAAAATCAGGGAATTAAATAAAATGGAAGGTGAAATCGCAAAATTACAGCGCGAAAAACTGGAAATGAAAGATGCTATTCAGGCCGAAGCCGAAAAGCAATTGAACACGCAATTGGCCTTGGAACGCGAAAAAATCAGAAAACAGGAAGACGATAAAAACGAGTTAAAATTTAAAGAACTTCAAAAGCAATTAGAAGAGCAGAAAAAATTAACCGAAGAAATGAAACGCAAGCAGGAACAAGGTTCTATGCAATTGCAAGGCGAAGTAATGGAATTAGCGATTGAAGAATGGCTAGCCAACAACTTTCCTCTCGATAGTATCGACGAAGTTAAAAAAGGCGCAAACGGCGCCGACTGTCTTCAGATTGTCAATACTCGCGAACATCAAAACTGCGGTTCTATTTATTATGAAAGTAAAAGAACCAAAGCTTTCCAGCCTTCCTGGATTGAGAAATTCAAAAACGATATCAGAACCAAAAGAGCCAATATCGGAGTTTTAGTAACCGAAGTAATGCCAAACGGAATGGAAAGAATGGGCATGCGCGACGGAATCTGGATTTGTACCTATGAAGAATTTAAAGGTTTAAGCGCCGTTTTGCGTCAATCCTTAATTCAGATCAATCAAGCCGTTCAGGCGCAGGAAAACAAAGGCGATAAAATGTCGATGTTGTATGATTTCTTAACCAGCAACGAATTCCGTTTGCAGATTGAAGGAATTGTAGAAGGTTTTACGCAAATGCAAAGTGACTTAGATTCTGAAAAAAGAGCGATGCAGAGAATCTGGAAACAACGCGAAAAACAAATCGAAAAAGTGGTTCATAATACTTTAGGAATGTACGGTTCGATTCGTGGTATTGCTGGAAATGCAGTTCAGAGTGTAAAGGCTCTGGAATTGGATTTTATTGAAGGAGATGACGAAGAGGAAGAAACTAAGGAATTGTTAGAATAA
- a CDS encoding class I SAM-dependent methyltransferase, with product MKKSTIQEIKERFDNDVERFSNLETGQVATIDATISLELITEASKRIVPNAKNVLDVGCGAGNYTLKMLSKVPNLNCTLVDLSLPMLNRAFERVSAETNGKVKIKQGDIREVDLKENSFDIILAGAVLHHLRDDEDWETTFTKLFRLLKPGGCLMISDLITQDTELLNEYTWQRYGEYLEGIGGAEYRQKVLDYIEKEDSPRSMNYQLDLMKKVGFSKVEILHKNMCFGAFGGIK from the coding sequence ATGAAAAAATCAACTATTCAAGAAATCAAAGAACGGTTTGACAATGATGTTGAACGATTTTCAAATTTAGAAACGGGGCAAGTGGCTACAATAGACGCGACTATTTCTTTGGAATTAATTACTGAAGCTTCAAAACGTATCGTTCCGAATGCCAAAAATGTACTGGATGTTGGCTGTGGAGCTGGAAATTATACTTTAAAAATGTTATCTAAAGTGCCAAATTTGAATTGTACTTTAGTCGATTTGAGTTTGCCAATGTTAAACAGAGCTTTTGAAAGGGTTTCCGCAGAAACAAACGGAAAAGTCAAGATCAAACAAGGCGATATTCGTGAAGTAGATTTAAAAGAAAACAGTTTTGATATTATTTTGGCAGGTGCGGTTTTACATCATTTGCGTGATGATGAAGATTGGGAAACTACTTTTACAAAGTTATTTAGATTATTAAAACCGGGAGGCTGTTTAATGATTTCGGATTTAATCACGCAAGACACAGAATTGTTGAATGAATATACGTGGCAACGTTACGGAGAGTATTTGGAAGGAATAGGAGGAGCGGAGTATCGTCAGAAAGTTTTGGATTATATCGAAAAGGAAGATTCGCCAAGATCTATGAATTACCAATTGGATTTGATGAAAAAAGTAGGTTTCTCAAAAGTCGAGATTTTACATAAAAATATGTGTTTCGGAGCTTTTGGCGGAATTAAATAA